In a genomic window of Ipomoea triloba cultivar NCNSP0323 chromosome 3, ASM357664v1:
- the LOC116012132 gene encoding protein MIZU-KUSSEI 1-like, whose translation MIKSYPPAATNISTGVTTVDCQKQVRSWRLLRAIMEFLIPSCNCTFVEEDTDDENSSQTSDSYHRRQQPPYITGTLFGYRRGKVSFCIQTNSKSSGASAGGGGGPLLLLELAVSTTTLAREMRGGVVRIALESKRNGAPGTPLLSTPVWNMYCNGRKVGLAVSRRPGKADMEVLQKMRSVGVGAGIIDGQELNRKDDIMYLRGKFERVHGSSESESFHLIDPDGNVGQELGIFFLRSRQH comes from the coding sequence ATGATCAAGTCGTATCCACCGGCGGCCACCAATATTTCTACCGGAGTTACCACCGTGGATTGCCAAAAACAGGTCCGGTCATGGCGGCTCCTCCGTGCCATCATGGAGTTCCTTATTCCCAGCTGCAACTGCACCTTCGTCGAAGAAGATACCGACGACGAAAACTCCAGTCAGACCTCCGACAGCTATCACCGCCGACAACAACCGCCGTACATCACCGGCACCCTGTTCGGCTACCGCCGCGGAAAAGTCAGCTTTTGCATCCAAACAAACTCCAAGTCCTCCGGCGCCAgcgccggcggcggcgggggTCCGCTCCTCCTCCTCGAGCTGGCCGTGTCCACCACCACGCTGGCCCGGGAAATGCGCGGCGGCGTGGTGAGGATCGCGCTGGAGAGCAAGAGAAACGGGGCGCCGGGAACGCCTCTGCTCTCGACGCCGGTGTGGAATATGTACTGCAACGGGAGGAAAGTGGGGTTGGCGGTTAGCCGCAGGCCGGGAAAAGCGGACATGGAGGTGCTGCAAAAGATGCGTTCCGTGGGGGTCGGCGCTGGAATTATTGACGGTCAAGAGCTGAACCGGAAAGACGATATCATGTACCTGAGAGGAAAATTTGAGAGAGTTCATGGTTCGTCGGAATCGGAATCGTTTCATTTGATTGATCCCGATGGTAATGTCGGTCAAGAACTCGGTATCTTCTTTCTCCGGTCGCGCCAGCATTGa
- the LOC116012499 gene encoding probable glucan 1,3-beta-glucosidase A isoform X2, which yields MGLCFSAVLLSHLFYWALRFVEGLHGGSKVRGVNLGGWLVIEGWIKPSLFDDIPNGDMLDGTEVQFKSVTLQKYISAENGGGSGVTVDKDTPLSWETFRLWRESESIFQFRTTQGQFLSCNDNGGNVTATVQSPSDSETFYVERNYNNRVHIKLKNGGYLQASKDNQLTTDYPGTPGWDDNAATFQMTIASNNYHGDYQLANGYGHDKAKEVLKKHRNSFITVDDFDFLHRHGINTVRIPVGWWIAFDPNPPAPFIGGSLEALDNAFTWAQSYDIKCIIDLHAAPGSQNWMEHSANRDGTTDWPTSQDYISKTLDVIDFLAHRYAKHPALLGIELLNEPSAAGVPLDVLVPFYKQGYEIVRNYSSTAYVIFCQRIGNADPIELYQANLGSVNTVVDLHYYNLFDRYFDNLTAEENIQFIYNSRQPQVQALNGANGPLVFIGEWVNEWNTTGASQTDYQNYGRAQLDVFNSASFGWAYWTIKNDRKHWDLEWSIQKNYLQLQTGKSETRKMHYVAALLGLACIWFLV from the exons ATGGGTCTGTGCTTTTCTGCTGTGCTGCTCTCTCATCTTTTCTATTGGGCACTCAGGTTTG TGGAGGGATTGCATGGAGGTTCAAAAGTAAGAGGAGTGAACTTAGGTGGATGGTTGGTGATAGAAGGGTGGATAAAGCCTTCTCTGTTTGATGATATTCCCAATGGAGACATGCTT GATGGCACAGAGGTCCAATTCAAATCTGTCACTTTGCAGAAGTATATTTCCGCTGAGAATGGGGGTGGCTCGGGTGTTACTGTGGATAAAGATACTCCTTTATCATGGGAAACATTTAGA TTATGGAGAGAATCAGAATCAATCTTTCAGTTCCGAACAACCCAGGGACAATTTCTATCGTGCAATGATAACGGAGGCAATGTGACTGCAACTGTGCAATCGCCTTCTGATTCAGAGACGTTTTATGTCGAAAGGAACTATAACAATAGAGTTCACATCAAACTCAAAAATGGAGGTTATTTGCAG GCCTCGAAAGACAACCAGCTCACAACAGACTATCCAGGGACACCAGGTTGGGACGATAATGCTGCAACATTTCAAATGACAATTGCGTCGAATAATTATCATGGGGATTACCAGCTTGCTAATGGATATGGCCATGATAAGGCAAAAGAAGTTCTTAAA AAGCATAGGAACAGTTTTATCACGGTAGACGACTTTGATTTCCTTCACAGGCATGGAATCAATACAGTTAGGATACCTGTTGGTTGGTGGATCGCTTTTGATCCCAATCCTCCAGCCCCTTTCATCGGGGGAAGCTTAGAAGCTCTCGATAATGCATTCACTTGGGCACA ATCCTATGATATAAAGTGCATTATTGACCTTCATGCGGCCCCTGGTTCCCAAAATTGGATGGAACATAGTGCTAATAGGGACGGCACAACAGACTGGCCTACATCTCAAGATTACATATCAAAAACCTTGGACGTGATAGATTTTCTCGCCCACAG GTATGCAAAGCATCCAGCCTTGTTGGGAATTGAGCTTTTAAACGAGCCATCTGCTGCAGGGGTCCCGTTGGATGTCCTGGTGCCGTTTTACAAGCAAGGATATGAGATTGTTCGAAACTATTCTTCAACCGCTTATGTCATTTTTTGCCAAAGAATTGGAAATGCAGATCCGATTGAACTTTACCAGGCTAACCTAGGCTCGGTAAATACCGTTGTTGATTTGCACTACTACAATCTCTTTGACAGATACTTTGATAACCTAACTGCCGAGGagaatattcaatttatatataatagtagACAACCCCAAGTTCAGGCTTTGAACGGTGCAAATGGACCACTCGTTTTTATTg GAGAGTGGGTTAACGAATGGAACACGACTGGTGCTTCTCAAACCGACTACCAAAACTATGGACGAGCCCAGTTAGACGTATTTAATAGCGCATCTTTTGGATGGGCTTACTGGACCATAAAGAATGATAGAAAGCACTGGGATTTAGAATGGAGTATTCAGAAAAACTATCTTCAACTACAAACAG GTAAATCAGAAACCAGGAAGATGCATTACGTTGCAGCATTACTCGGGTTGGCGTGCATTTGGTTCCTCGTTTAA
- the LOC116012232 gene encoding putative clathrin assembly protein At4g40080, with product MGRITNLRDLIGVVKDKASQSKLALVSKPNTLSLRLAVLRVTAHSPNAPPDDRYLSSLLSLGDSSRAIASTLICALMDRLHRTGDSTVALKCLLTIHHVIKRGPFILQDQLSIFPAAGGRNYLKLSAFRDGATAATWILSAWVRFYARYLETLLFASRVSGYFLCSSSCAAAKDKQIEKLTSLMNSDLIGDVNSLIGLMEEMCKAPDSLLLEGNKLLYEVVGLLSSDYLSLTNELLPRLGELKERLGRLSFADSVELACDLKRLEDCKERLSGLFTVAKPPVQNLWSLVQNLREQIEMLKVCREGRLLTFGTPESKSARFDHRVSKFCNSVRFSSGKYDEINKFALVVVEP from the coding sequence ATGGGGAGAATCACAAACCTACGAGATCTCATCGGAGTTGTGAAAGACAAAGCCTCCCAATCCAAGCTCGCCTTAGTATCCAAACCCAACACGCTATCTCTCCGCCTCGCAGTCCTGCGCGTGACAGCCCACTCGCCAAACGCGCCGCCAGATGACCGTTACCTCTCCTCTCTCCTCTCCCTCGGCGACAGCTCACGCGCCATCGCCTCCACCCTAATCTGCGCCCTCATGGACCGCCTCCACCGCACCGGCGACTCCACCGTCGCCCTAAAGTGCCTCCTCACAATCCACCACGTCATCAAACGCGGCCCCTTCATCCTCCAAGACCAGCTCTCCATCTTCCCCGCCGCCGGCGGCCGCAACTACCTCAAACTCTCCGCCTTCCGCGACGGCGCCACCGCCGCCACGTGGATCCTCTCCGCCTGGGTCCGATTCTACGCGCGCTACCTCGAGACTCTCCTCTTCGCCTCACGCGTCTCCGGCTATTTCCTCTGCTCGTCTTCTTGCGCCGCCGCCAAAGATAAACAGATAGAGAAACTCACATCGCTCATGAACTCCGATTTAATCGGAGACGTCAATTCGTTGATCGGATTAATGGAAGAGATGTGCAAAGCACCCGATTCCCTCCTCCTGGAAGGCAACAAATTGTTGTACGAGGTGGTCGGATTATTATCCAGCGATTACCTGTCCTTAACCAACGAGTTATTACCGAGACTCGGCGAGTTGAAGGAGAGACTCGGGCGATTAAGCTTCGCCGACTCGGTCGAGTTGGCTTGTGATTTGAAGAGACTCGAAGATTGTAAAGAGAGATTATCCGGTCTGTTCACAGTGGCAAAGCCGCCGGTTCAGAATCTATGGAGTTTGGTTCAAAACTTGAGAGAACAAATTGAGATGTTGAAAGTTTGTAGAGAGGGGAGATTGCTGACTTTTGGGACGCCGGAGAGCAAGTCGGCTCGGTTCGACCACCGAGTCTCCAAATTCTGCAACTCGGTCCGGTTTTCTTCAGGAAAGTATGATGAAATCAACAAGTTTGCTCTAGTGGTTGTGGAACCATAA
- the LOC116012458 gene encoding protein DETOXIFICATION 28-like, translating into MSSNGISAENKVPLLNSSSSEVDRHHHTTDTNLSRRIWVETKKLWHIVGPSIFTRASSYSMMVITQAFAGHVGDVELAAISITTNLILGFNLGLMLGMASALETLCGQAYGAKRYHMFGVYLQRCWVVLWLVSLAMIPLYLYATPVLKLLGQPEEVSELSGPVALALLPLQFSFASWFPVHRFLQCQLKNFVVAWISFGALIVHILINWLIVYQLKLGIIATALALSFSWWLIVVGLFVYTVSGGCPLTWTGFSMAAFSDLWAFFKLSISSGIMLW; encoded by the exons ATGTCCAGTAATGGCATATCGGCGGAGAATAAGGTTCCTTTGTTAAACTCGTCGTCATCGGAGGTCGACAGACATCACCACACGACCGACACAAATCTTTCACGAAGAATTTGGGTAGAAACGAAGAAGCTATGGCACATAGTAGGACCCTCCATTTTCACCCGAGCCTCTTCTTATTCCATGATGGTTATCACCCAAGCTTTCGCCGGCCATGTTGGCGATGTTGAGCTCGCTGCTATCTCTATCACCACCAACCTCATCCTCGGCTTCAACTTAGGCCTCATG CTTGGGATGGCGAGTGCGCTAGAGACGCTGTGTGGGCAAGCATACGGGGCAAAAAGATATCACATGTTTGGCGTATATCTACAACGTTGTTGGGTAGTTCTATGGCTGGTCAGTTTGGCGATGATTCCATTGTATCTCTACGCTACACCGGTGTTGAAGCTACTAGGGCAGCCGGAGGAGGTGTCGGAGCTGTCCGGACCGGTTGCGTTAGCTCTCCTTCCGCTTCAATTCTCCTTCGCGTCTTGGTTTCCTGTGCACAGGTTCTTGCAGTGCCAGCTGAAGAACTTCGTGGTAGCCTGGATTAGTTTTGGGGCCTTAATTGTGCATATTTTAATCAACTGGTTGATTGTGTACCAGCTGAAGCTTGGGATCATCGCCACCGCCCTTGCGCTGTCATTTTCTTGGTGGCTTATTGTGGTGGGGCTGTTTGTGTACACTGTCTCCGGCGGGTGTCCTCTTACTTGGACTGGTTTCTCCATGGCAGCCTTTTCCGATCTTTGGGCTTTCTTCAAACTCTCCATATCTTCCGGAATCATGTTATGGTAA
- the LOC116012499 gene encoding probable glucan 1,3-beta-glucosidase A isoform X1: MELVFCKWVCAFLLCCSLIFSIGHSVEGLHGGSKVRGVNLGGWLVIEGWIKPSLFDDIPNGDMLDGTEVQFKSVTLQKYISAENGGGSGVTVDKDTPLSWETFRLWRESESIFQFRTTQGQFLSCNDNGGNVTATVQSPSDSETFYVERNYNNRVHIKLKNGGYLQASKDNQLTTDYPGTPGWDDNAATFQMTIASNNYHGDYQLANGYGHDKAKEVLKKHRNSFITVDDFDFLHRHGINTVRIPVGWWIAFDPNPPAPFIGGSLEALDNAFTWAQSYDIKCIIDLHAAPGSQNWMEHSANRDGTTDWPTSQDYISKTLDVIDFLAHRYAKHPALLGIELLNEPSAAGVPLDVLVPFYKQGYEIVRNYSSTAYVIFCQRIGNADPIELYQANLGSVNTVVDLHYYNLFDRYFDNLTAEENIQFIYNSRQPQVQALNGANGPLVFIGEWVNEWNTTGASQTDYQNYGRAQLDVFNSASFGWAYWTIKNDRKHWDLEWSIQKNYLQLQTGKSETRKMHYVAALLGLACIWFLV, from the exons ATGGAACTTGTTTTCTGTAAATGGGTCTGTGCTTTTCTGCTGTGCTGCTCTCTCATCTTTTCTATTGGGCACTCAG TGGAGGGATTGCATGGAGGTTCAAAAGTAAGAGGAGTGAACTTAGGTGGATGGTTGGTGATAGAAGGGTGGATAAAGCCTTCTCTGTTTGATGATATTCCCAATGGAGACATGCTT GATGGCACAGAGGTCCAATTCAAATCTGTCACTTTGCAGAAGTATATTTCCGCTGAGAATGGGGGTGGCTCGGGTGTTACTGTGGATAAAGATACTCCTTTATCATGGGAAACATTTAGA TTATGGAGAGAATCAGAATCAATCTTTCAGTTCCGAACAACCCAGGGACAATTTCTATCGTGCAATGATAACGGAGGCAATGTGACTGCAACTGTGCAATCGCCTTCTGATTCAGAGACGTTTTATGTCGAAAGGAACTATAACAATAGAGTTCACATCAAACTCAAAAATGGAGGTTATTTGCAG GCCTCGAAAGACAACCAGCTCACAACAGACTATCCAGGGACACCAGGTTGGGACGATAATGCTGCAACATTTCAAATGACAATTGCGTCGAATAATTATCATGGGGATTACCAGCTTGCTAATGGATATGGCCATGATAAGGCAAAAGAAGTTCTTAAA AAGCATAGGAACAGTTTTATCACGGTAGACGACTTTGATTTCCTTCACAGGCATGGAATCAATACAGTTAGGATACCTGTTGGTTGGTGGATCGCTTTTGATCCCAATCCTCCAGCCCCTTTCATCGGGGGAAGCTTAGAAGCTCTCGATAATGCATTCACTTGGGCACA ATCCTATGATATAAAGTGCATTATTGACCTTCATGCGGCCCCTGGTTCCCAAAATTGGATGGAACATAGTGCTAATAGGGACGGCACAACAGACTGGCCTACATCTCAAGATTACATATCAAAAACCTTGGACGTGATAGATTTTCTCGCCCACAG GTATGCAAAGCATCCAGCCTTGTTGGGAATTGAGCTTTTAAACGAGCCATCTGCTGCAGGGGTCCCGTTGGATGTCCTGGTGCCGTTTTACAAGCAAGGATATGAGATTGTTCGAAACTATTCTTCAACCGCTTATGTCATTTTTTGCCAAAGAATTGGAAATGCAGATCCGATTGAACTTTACCAGGCTAACCTAGGCTCGGTAAATACCGTTGTTGATTTGCACTACTACAATCTCTTTGACAGATACTTTGATAACCTAACTGCCGAGGagaatattcaatttatatataatagtagACAACCCCAAGTTCAGGCTTTGAACGGTGCAAATGGACCACTCGTTTTTATTg GAGAGTGGGTTAACGAATGGAACACGACTGGTGCTTCTCAAACCGACTACCAAAACTATGGACGAGCCCAGTTAGACGTATTTAATAGCGCATCTTTTGGATGGGCTTACTGGACCATAAAGAATGATAGAAAGCACTGGGATTTAGAATGGAGTATTCAGAAAAACTATCTTCAACTACAAACAG GTAAATCAGAAACCAGGAAGATGCATTACGTTGCAGCATTACTCGGGTTGGCGTGCATTTGGTTCCTCGTTTAA
- the LOC116012457 gene encoding protein DETOXIFICATION 27-like isoform X2, translating into MSSNGISAENKVPFLTSSSSEVDTHHHTNLSRRIWVETKKLWHIVGPAIFTRVSSYSTMVIAQAFAGHVGDVELAAMSITTNLIVGFNYGLMLGMASALETLCGQAYGAKRYHMLGVYLQRCWVVLWLVSLAMIPLYLYATPVLKLLGQPEEVSELSGSVALALLPIQFSFASWLPVQRFLQCQLKNFVVAWISVGALIVHILINWFIVYQLKLGIIATALALSFTWWLIVVGLFVYTVSGGCPLTWTGFSMEAFSDLWAFFKLSISSGIMLCMNINTMELMIPLAFFAGTGVRVANELGAGNGKAARFASIVSVMESIGIGIVFWVLIIFFHNQLALIFTTSQPILDEVHKLSLLLAFTILLNSVQPILSGVAVGSGWQAYVAYINLGCYYLFGVPFGLILGWVFNKGVMGVWGGMIGGTALQTLVLAVITIRTDWNNEARNANKLVEKWDAVHHVKP; encoded by the exons ATGTCCAGCAATGGCATATCGGCGGAGAATAAGGTTCCTTTCTTAACCTCGTCGTCATCGGAGGTCGACACACATCATCACACAAATCTTTCACGAAGAATTTGGGTAGAAACGAAGAAGCTATGGCACATAGTAGGACCCGCCATCTTCACCCGAGTCTCGTCTTATTCCACGATGGTTATCGCCCAAGCTTTCGCCGGCCATGTTGGCGATGTTGAGCTCGCTGCTATGTCTATCACCACCAACCTCATCGTCGGCTTCAACTACGGCCTCATG CTTGGGATGGCGAGTGCGCTAGAGACGCTATGTGGGCAAGCATACGGCGCAAAAAGATATCACATGTTGGGCGTATATCTACAACGTTGTTGGGTAGTTCTATGGCTGGTCAGTTTGGCGATGATTCCATTGTATCTATACGCGACGCCGGTGTTGAAGCTACTAGGGCAGCCGGAGGAGGTGTCGGAGCTGTCCGGGTCGGTGGCGCTAGCTCTCCTTCCGATTCAATTCTCCTTCGCGTCTTGGTTGCCTGTGCAGAGGTTTTTGCAGTGCCAGCTGAAGAACTTCGTGGTAGCCTGGATAAGTGTTGGAGCCTTAATTGTCCATATTTTAATCAACTGGTTCATTGTGTACCAGTTGAAGCTCGGGATCATAGCCACCGCCCTTGCGCTGTCTTTTACTTGGTGGCTTATTGTGGTGGGGCTGTTTGTGTACACAGTTTCCGGCGGGTGTCCTCTTACTTGGACTGGTTTCTCCATGGAAGCCTTCTCTGATCTTTGGGCTTTCTTCAAACTCTCCATATCTTCCGGAATCATGTTatg CATGAATATCAATACCATGGAGCTTATGATTCCTCTTGCCTTCTTTGCTGGAACTGG AGTAAGGGTTGCAAATGAACTAGGAGCAGGAAATGGAAAGGCAGCAAGGTTTGCATCCATAGTATCAGTGATGGAATCCATAGGGATTGGCATTGTGTTTTGGGTGTTAATCATTTTTTTCCACAATCAACTTGCCCTCATCTTCACCACCAGCCAACCTATCTTGGATGAAGTTCACAAACTCTCTCTTCTCTTAGCTTTCACCATTCTCCTCAACAGTGTCCAACCAATTCTTTCAG GAGTTGCGGTTGGTTCGGGATGGCAAGCTTATGTGGCGTACATAAACCTAGGGTGTTACTATTTGTTTGGAGTTCCTTTTGGACTTATATTGGGATGGGTTTTCAATAAAGGAGTCATG GGAGTATGGGGTGGAATGATTGGCGGGACTGCACTTCAAACACTGGTATTGGCTGTAATTACCATTCGAACTGACTGGAATAATGAG GCACGGAATGCAAATAAGCTTGTGGAGAAGTGGGATGCAGTACATCATGTGAAACCATAA
- the LOC116012457 gene encoding protein DETOXIFICATION 27-like isoform X1, translating into MSSNGISAENKVPFLTSSSSEVDTHHHTNLSRRIWVETKKLWHIVGPAIFTRVSSYSTMVIAQAFAGHVGDVELAAMSITTNLIVGFNYGLMLGMASALETLCGQAYGAKRYHMLGVYLQRCWVVLWLVSLAMIPLYLYATPVLKLLGQPEEVSELSGSVALALLPIQFSFASWLPVQRFLQCQLKNFVVAWISVGALIVHILINWFIVYQLKLGIIATALALSFTWWLIVVGLFVYTVSGGCPLTWTGFSMEAFSDLWAFFKLSISSGIMLCLENWYYKILILMTGNLYNAEIAVDSLSICMNINTMELMIPLAFFAGTGVRVANELGAGNGKAARFASIVSVMESIGIGIVFWVLIIFFHNQLALIFTTSQPILDEVHKLSLLLAFTILLNSVQPILSGVAVGSGWQAYVAYINLGCYYLFGVPFGLILGWVFNKGVMGVWGGMIGGTALQTLVLAVITIRTDWNNEARNANKLVEKWDAVHHVKP; encoded by the exons ATGTCCAGCAATGGCATATCGGCGGAGAATAAGGTTCCTTTCTTAACCTCGTCGTCATCGGAGGTCGACACACATCATCACACAAATCTTTCACGAAGAATTTGGGTAGAAACGAAGAAGCTATGGCACATAGTAGGACCCGCCATCTTCACCCGAGTCTCGTCTTATTCCACGATGGTTATCGCCCAAGCTTTCGCCGGCCATGTTGGCGATGTTGAGCTCGCTGCTATGTCTATCACCACCAACCTCATCGTCGGCTTCAACTACGGCCTCATG CTTGGGATGGCGAGTGCGCTAGAGACGCTATGTGGGCAAGCATACGGCGCAAAAAGATATCACATGTTGGGCGTATATCTACAACGTTGTTGGGTAGTTCTATGGCTGGTCAGTTTGGCGATGATTCCATTGTATCTATACGCGACGCCGGTGTTGAAGCTACTAGGGCAGCCGGAGGAGGTGTCGGAGCTGTCCGGGTCGGTGGCGCTAGCTCTCCTTCCGATTCAATTCTCCTTCGCGTCTTGGTTGCCTGTGCAGAGGTTTTTGCAGTGCCAGCTGAAGAACTTCGTGGTAGCCTGGATAAGTGTTGGAGCCTTAATTGTCCATATTTTAATCAACTGGTTCATTGTGTACCAGTTGAAGCTCGGGATCATAGCCACCGCCCTTGCGCTGTCTTTTACTTGGTGGCTTATTGTGGTGGGGCTGTTTGTGTACACAGTTTCCGGCGGGTGTCCTCTTACTTGGACTGGTTTCTCCATGGAAGCCTTCTCTGATCTTTGGGCTTTCTTCAAACTCTCCATATCTTCCGGAATCATGTTatg CTTGGAGAACTGGTATTACAAGATATTAATTTTGATGACTGGAAATCTCTATAATGCGGAAATTGCAGTGGATTCATTGTCCATTTG CATGAATATCAATACCATGGAGCTTATGATTCCTCTTGCCTTCTTTGCTGGAACTGG AGTAAGGGTTGCAAATGAACTAGGAGCAGGAAATGGAAAGGCAGCAAGGTTTGCATCCATAGTATCAGTGATGGAATCCATAGGGATTGGCATTGTGTTTTGGGTGTTAATCATTTTTTTCCACAATCAACTTGCCCTCATCTTCACCACCAGCCAACCTATCTTGGATGAAGTTCACAAACTCTCTCTTCTCTTAGCTTTCACCATTCTCCTCAACAGTGTCCAACCAATTCTTTCAG GAGTTGCGGTTGGTTCGGGATGGCAAGCTTATGTGGCGTACATAAACCTAGGGTGTTACTATTTGTTTGGAGTTCCTTTTGGACTTATATTGGGATGGGTTTTCAATAAAGGAGTCATG GGAGTATGGGGTGGAATGATTGGCGGGACTGCACTTCAAACACTGGTATTGGCTGTAATTACCATTCGAACTGACTGGAATAATGAG GCACGGAATGCAAATAAGCTTGTGGAGAAGTGGGATGCAGTACATCATGTGAAACCATAA